The following nucleotide sequence is from Acyrthosiphon pisum isolate AL4f chromosome A2, pea_aphid_22Mar2018_4r6ur, whole genome shotgun sequence.
AAGTCCCCGTTGGAAATCCCACCGAGATTCACGGTCATACATCCTTAAGAAGCAACCTAACTCCTGACTCCTTCTGGATGTCCTGTATTCTATATCGTTGCCAAAGGCCTTAATAGTTTTGAGGTATGCGGTTACAATGTTATCGGGGTAATAGGTCAAATCCTCATCGTAAAATTCCGGAAGTTGAGGgctcctatataggtacaacgatACAACGGATATTACTAttcaattatgaatatttttttatgtagaatATATTACGATAGAATATCTGGTAAACTAGTATTGTTATTTAACACCGTATATACttatctgtatttaaatattttcaagttttcgtaacacatttcaattttataatattatatgttatcggAATTTACAACTGTATTTACTCGATTCTTTTTATCTAAATTcacctttaaattattaatgggtttaattatttaaatgaagatTACCCGCCaaaagtatattgtatgtactatgtaattTTCCCCTTACCGCCGATTGACTTACCCtccaatttataaattgtacggTTTCCTTTTCTACCGTTAGACTTAAACCACCGATATTTTTTATACCcgataaaaaaatgcaaattccACCCGTACGATTTTTTATCCGAAAAACTTGTAACTCCAGTCTCCTCCGATGGTAAAATCCATGGATTACTAACGGTTTTAGTATAGCTGCACATcaactgttttttatttattttattttaactagctatagttatcattttttattattttatatttttttaatcagtgTCAACATACGTTATTACGTCACGACGtatctaaatttaatgtaaaaataaggtacttattatttattactgacataatgttaattttattcaagatAAAAAACGTACaggtaaattttcatttttttctggtAAGTAACGTAGCAgcagattttcaatttttttcagataacAAAACGTACTAggagaatttatatttttttcaggaaGTACAAAGTACCGAtagaattttcattaaaaaaaggtTTGAAAGGCCGCAATCGGTGAAATTTATTTACGcaagaaaaaacatttatattgaatataagatagcttattttgaatagtatcgaatgatttattatagagagcggaaaattaattaattagaaaaataaatatatatattagcaaaaatgtaaatcattaaattaaatagacaaattatcgattttattttttgttggatGTGTGATACAATTTCTTGTTTATGAGTAAATATGATTAACTATTGAAAccaaggttcttcataagtttttatAGTTGCATGTTATTtccacaattaataataattaaaaaatatttgtaggtagTCACGTTTTACGAGGGTACCAAACcagtataagtttaaaaattaacaaaattctttaaaattaaatatttttatgtaaaatattatgttaattatttttcatgagccacataacgaaaaaataatgttggaaACAATAAATTGCTGAAATGCGAATCGTATGGTTTTGGTGAAAAAGGGAATCCTCCAGCTTATGATATGACGGAAAAAAGAATAGGGTGGAATCCCTATGGTGGAAACTGGCTATACccatttaaatgataaataagaCGTAACACGTTCGTTCGGGTACGTTATCAACCTGAAAATTGCCAACACGTTTggtcgtaaaataaaaaacccattttggtgaaaaaataacaatataaaaataaacagtatagtaagaaaaataataaacaaatcaagGAAAATAGCTACTGAAAAATGTttggaaaatgataaaattgaaaaaatacattgaaatatacaaaaaaaaaagaggaccacgtttatattaaattatagtgttAATAATTCCATTTAATAGATTTGAGACGTTTGAGagttataatcatatattttcgaTTCTGAGCCaagtaataaatttattgatttaacaatgatatgtatttatttttctgtctgATATCACCTTTTTGGGTAATAAAAATACTCCGATTGTCTACTTGAGCATCTTTTCTGGTAAGAAAGTGAATACAATTGATTCTTAGGGGTCATcgaataattttcttattttgtggtaattcaaaaacaaataaccataataatatataaaatttaatttttaccaaatatttattatataattcattatattcaatttgcttttgttttagattttttcctACACATATCGATGAAAATGTTTCACTGAGTCAAAcaacttgataacatttttatgtaatggaaactttaaaaatatattattatattttgtacacacaACGTCGTTTTCAAACGCAATGTATTCGGTGAAAATGAATTTAGTCGAAtggattacaatttacaagaaCGTCTAAAacgtaatagtaaaataaatgtaattaaataatatcaataatatcaaaaaatatactcagtaatattatacgaaGACAGACGAACGGACAGACAGACGGAATGTttttagtatacactatacaatgatataatattataattaaattcaaatctaACACTTCCATCACAGTGACCTCTTTAGACAcatactgtatagcagagctgAACACACTTGCCTGaacgcaatttttttaatttttattgtatgtctTTATACGTACCAGCTGGCTTCTCCTGCATCGAACTTGAATGTATCTATTCcagattttacaattaaatcgCGTAGAGAATTCGACCACCACGCCGCTGCTTCGGGGTTTGTGAAGTCTATATAAGAAGCATTGCCATTCCACCACTTAGAGTTCACTCTGCCTGATGtactatttacaaaatatcCCTTATTTTTGGCCGTCTCGTGAATAGGACATTCATTATTTATGAACGGATGTGTCCACAAGGAAGTCTTGAAACCATATGATTCTACAAATGATAAGAACATAAGActtgctattattttatttcataaataattaatattcgtcAAGTGTGTATAATTCACAaacaatagattatattttgtgaaactttatgaaataatacaGTTTAGTTCAGTcaaagttataagaatattaagTTATGAgctattataatcaatatgcTTACTACCTGGGTCACACAAAGTGACTGCGTAACTTAAAGttgtcataaataaaaaataaacattatttttaaagtacagCCTAAAATGCCTTCTTGTTGCACAGTAGCAGTAATATAACTAAACGcagttatatagatattataaagcAAAACCTAACAGTCACGGGATCATCAAAAGAGCCCGTTATAGACATGCACATtggaatacctatatttttcagGGACATTATCATTTGTCCGTTCCagagaggtttcactgtatatacatacattattttaacttgaactattttttcttaattaactgacaaaatataagttaattacaagtttaaacaaataattaagctaagaagtacaaaaaaaaaaaactaattttcaacTACCTAGTTAATGACCTTCTTTGGCTTCtttaatacactattatacttCTATAGAATAGTCTTACACGGTTATTaagttaacaattttaataaatatttatttatctttttttaattaaactaatattgtaagcttaaaatatttgttcaaattcgatatataataaacatataatatacatatattacatcatAAATTGTTGAGCGCAATGTTTCAGGTATAGGTAGCAGTGAAAGGATTAAGGTATTATCTACCTACTAATACATACAACGCACTAATCACTATAATTATTCATGGAGTtaattaccaatataatatgagtgtattgtgtatataaaacacAAAGTAACTAAAATTGCCATCATttccgtattataatatgcagattTATGAATGAGCCTTATGATTTTAAAactcaagccttagatatatattttatgaagatTTAAAGTAAAACGGATTATAATgcatctctatattataatatacttagaagAAGTAAAGCATTAAGTCATATTTTAAACGTACCTATCGATgtatcaaattatattgtatcataatattatatcaataatatttctgtACAACAGGTAACCCGGTTTCGACTATGTGGATCTAGCCGAATCTATTGACGAAAATATAACAGTCGGGACAAGTTCTTTTATGTACCCATACATATagtataaagataataatatactcacttaatttatttatcatccCTTTAATATCCTCGAATCGTGTGGTATTAAACTCTGCACTGCCGTAACAGTTTTCCCAGTTGTCATCGATCTCGAACGTACCTCTGTGAAATCCGCTGTCGACTATTTCCTGAGCGTAATTCAAAATGACAGATGTGTTGACGTCATTTTTATACCTGGCCCAAGTCGACCAAATCGGGTGCTTCACTACGTAAGGATCGGGTATGGACTTGGGTGAACCGAGGAAATCTTTAATGGCGTTTTCGTGAGCTTTTCGGGGATCACTAAATTTGCACACCCGGAATTGCATAACATTCTTAACTTTTCTGTACGGAGCGATAACTTTGGCCGTAAAACACATATAACCAGGTCTTGGGCCGTTAATGTCTACAAATAAGGCGACCGAATCGTTAATGTGTATGGAAAACCCGTCAGAATTGAAGAAATACGATTCGACaatctaaaataaaagtacAGTTTTATAAgatcaatatacaatatattaattattataacaatttataaaataatataataaatctattgaagttttaattttcaaaaataagacATTTAATCACAGAACACGTGGGTTTTAAGTCTAAAATATGAAGGATCTGTTATTCGATTTGAAGAGACATAACCAAAAGGAAAAGTCGAATAAAGTCCCGTAAATATCacgaaaaatcaaaatcaacttCCTACAAATGAACATTTTTCCCAAATCTTCTTTCAGTTAAAACCTTTTAGAGTTTACTAGGATTtcgattgaaaaataataatgttatcatagATAAAACGCATTCGATAGATTAAACAATACCATAACAAATGGGGTTTGGATATTTTCaatagcataataaataattactatcatAACTTACTGCTTGATGGTCTGCCTCTTTTGTCACATACGATCTGTCTGTCCAGTTAAGTTTATTTAGAGGCCATTCCTGTAAGCCCGTTTCGGCGCCACCAAACCAATAACTGCTTTCCATCTCGACACAAAATTGCAAAACATCATTCATCGATTGACCtatttgttcaaaatgtttACACTCTTGTTTCTCTGATTCCGAAAAGTAACGTACGTAGTCTGCATTGCCCGTGGTTTTTGGGTTACAAACACATGGGTCTTTGTCGATGCAATCTTCATAAAAGCTTAGCTTCAAATTCTTCAATGTTGTCCTTTCTAAAATTAACAAGCGTAGACGCGTAGTCATATCAGTGGATGCATATGAATTTGATTTTCAGTCAACACTGACTGACGGAGGTACAATGATAATTTCCACGTGATCATAGCAGTCAAATATGACTGACAAGTGACAAAGCGCTAGgaaatcagaaaaatatttgaaaaccaaaCGAGGTAACTAAGTGTCagtcatataatatgactggaatGACACTGAGAGCGTTAAGGATTAGACATAaaacttatttcaataaatactttaaaagatCAAAACAACGTTAGAAAATTGGGAACAAAAATttcactataaataataattttataaaatcaaattatgacaaatgattttgatatttttaaaacaaacaacaatTTGATCATACATNNNNNNNNNNNNNNNNNNNNNNNNNNNNNNNNNNNNNNNNNNNNNNNNNNNNNNNNNNNNNNNNNNNNNNNNNNNNNNNNNNNNNNNNNNNNNNNNNNNNNNNNNNNNNNNNNNNNNNNNNNNNNNNNNNNNNNNNNNNNNNNNNNNNNNNNNNNNNNNNNNNNNNNNNNNNNNNNNNNNNNNNNNNNNNNNNNNNNNNNNNNNNNNNNNNNNNNNNNNNNNNNNNNNNNNNNNNNNNNNNNNNNNNNNNNNNNNNNNNNNNNNNNNNNNNNNNNNNNNNNNNNNNNNNNNNNNNNNNNNNNNNNNNNNNNNNNNNNNNNNNNNNNNNNNNNNNNNNNNNNNNNNNNNNNNNNNNNNNNNNNNNNNNNNNNNNNNNNNNNNNNNNNNNNNNNNNNNNNNNNNNNNNNNNNNNNNNNNNNNNNNNNNNNNNNNNNNNNNNNNNNNNNNNNNNNNNNNNNNNNNNNNNNNNNNNNNNNNNNNNNNNNNNNNNNNNNNNNNNNNNNNNNNNNNNNNNNNNNNNNNNNNNNNNNNNNNNNNNNNNNNNNNNNNNNNNNNNNNNNNNNNNNNNNNNNNNNNNNNNNNNNNNNNNNNNNNNNNNNNNNNNNNNNNNNNNNNNNNNNNNNNNNNNNNNNNNNNNNNNNNNNNNNNNNNNNNNNNNNNNNNNNNNNNNNNNNNNNNNNNNNNNNNNNNNNNNNNNNNNNNNNNNNNNNNNNNNNNNNNNNNNNNNNNNNNNNNNNNNNNNNNNNNNNNNNNNNNNNNNNNNNNNNNNNNNNNNNNNNNNNNNNNNNNNNNNNNNNNNNNNNNNNNNNNNNNNNNNNNNNNNNNNNNNNNNNNNNNNNNNNNNNNNNNNNNNNNNNNNNNNNNNNNNNNNNNNNNNNNNNNNNNNNNNNNNNNNNNNNNNNNNNNNNNNNNNNNNNNNNNNNNNNNNNNNNNNNNNNNNNNNNNNNNNNNNNNNNNNNNNNNNNNNNNNNNNNNNNNNNNNNNNNNNNNNNNNNNNNNNNNNNNNNNNNNNNNNNNNNNNNNNNNNNNNNNNNNNNNNNNNNNNNNNNNNNNNNNNNNNNNNNNNNNNNNNNNNNNNNNNNNNNNNNNNNNNNNNNNNNNNNNNNNNNNNNNNNNNNNNNNNNNNNNNNNNNNNNNNNNNNNNNNNNNNNNNNNNNNNNNNNNNNNNNNNNNNNNNNNNNNNNNNNNNNNNNNNNNNNNNNNNNNNNNNNNNNNNNNNNNNNNNNNNNNNNNNNNNNNNNNNNNNNNNNNNNNNNNNNNNNNNNNNNNNNNNNNNNNNNNNNNNNNNNNNNNNNNNNNNNNNNNNNNNNNNNNNNNNNNNNNNNNNNNNNNNNNNNNNNNNNNNNNNNNNNNNNNNNNNNNNNNNNNNNNNNNNNNNNNNNNNNNNNNNNtattaaatttaaaataatcaaatacggATCTCCCGGATAGGCCGGATAcgggataaaattaattacttggatcgaataaataattgaataatactaagtattattaaataattggaaattaattatttcgtttaatggaatacaatatataccgttttgcgttatgttttgtttaatgatatatcatatattttgttaaacgttacgttttgttttgtgttatttatttatttatgtttatagtttttcgttataattacgtttacaaatttcaatcgttttttatcaaatataacgttataatcataacgttattataacgtttgcaagccctgctAGAAAgtggtaataatatgtaggtacatttggtgaaaatattaagtctttacaacgatttatttttgaattacaatgaataaactaaatcaattttttcgaacGTTgaccatacatttattttccaataatttttaaaagaattaatcattttaattacttatttaatttttactttaaaaagaaCCATATTGATCCGATTTGCTACGAGAAAAATCTACTCTTAAAGTAAAAGATTGAATTACTTTTACTGCTCCACAATGTGATGACAGTCTTAATTAAAAAACGTAGCtttttacttgaaattttcTCCTATTCATGGAAAACGAATCATAgataatgttatgtttttttgtatcagtttcttttttttttttgcttcaaTGGTGACGTTGCAGGGTATCATCATTCAAGGTTAGGTTAACGTGAAACTATATTGTTAGAACATTATAACGAAAAATCTCTCTTaattatgaaaaagaaaaatgattgTATCCGGCCCGAAAACTTGACCAAGtttaaaacatcattataataccataatacattaatcacaacgctcagaatataaatattttaaatgttaagtatTTGTATGTAAACTTAATTACTTCCATACTCCACTTGTAATTGTTTCTCGTCTTCAGAGTATAAAACGATGTTGTCAGAAGCTAATGACACCGGTGCTAACGTCAATGCGATAACACAAAATGCTAAACATGAAAACAAaacttaagttataatataattatatacttttgaaataaatgttatattacctataggtaaaaggctaaaataaaatttttgaattttaaatcaatgtctttttacccatatattttacaaaaagtaattttattaaaagcagtttattatatcatacatattttggtaaaattaGGTAAGCtgcaataaaatttatttgagttATCCAAAcgagttgatttaaaaaaatgagctgAACtccgtctattaaattttaataaacataagccaaaataaaaaaagtataataatccctatatattatatacgttataatacctttaaatatttactccgatgttaaaaaaataaaatgtatactatagaaTAGTGTAGTAACTTTCTGATTTTTCTTATAGGCTATATTTTGTCTCAAAAAGTagtccttattttttttattgcaaatttgaaaattttttatagaaataatagaaatattaatacccacctaataatacatttttgtttgaattatagggttgctattggttacaaaaaaaaaatctatagttactatgattgaatattataattattttacaattgtattttatacgttttggtcaaaatatcaaaatgagTGTGATTATTAACCACTCTAACCACTGTTAAGACTTAGTTGAAAATCTTTGATGAAGATTAAGATGAGATAAATCCACGGGAATTTTCCTCTGGACGTTTTGAATATCACTAATGACGAATTTAAcacaatgttttaattatatagagtTGGATTGTTAAAGGGCAACGAAGTGCTCGGGATCAACTAgcttaatgaattttaaaaagtgcttcccattaatataaaataaaattgttatagtaaatttataaatattaattttgtaaaatgaataattaccTAAGACTTTAGCCATTTCTCTGGTTAATGTACAACAACGCATACGTGGAGAGCGTCtttgtattaatgttattggATATTAgcgttatagttttattattttgacataaGTCTGATAAGAGATAAGACTTATGATATTGAGTgtcatataacaatatagtgtTATGTTCacattaatttatctttatttatataccaGTTATTTATTGTACATCACAATCATAGATTAATGTGAAGTATTTGTTAACAGAAATTTCCATCGAAGCTCAATTCACTGATGTGTATTATCGTgtaaaatacttacctatacttttttaatagaagttttgagatatttttcatgtcaaatgtatacctaactatctcaataataaatttaaatcgtaTCAAAATCTAAAGTTCCAAGtcgtaaaacattttatttgatttacttgTTATAAACATATACGCGAACATCAGTCAGGCAATagctactttataatattattgtcttttttataatatattatacagtacttcatatttgacaatattaaaaaatattcactaatatatattttactagctGCCCtaactgtaattataataaatgttttatttgcaaatagtaaccaaaaaatattttttttaaatattgtatagctaattatttttatttttaacaataattgaaatGAGTTTTTTAAACATTAGCTGTATTGTGTTATTACGTATGGATCCAATATGTGCAGTAAGTATGTCAAGTGTATCTCATTAATGACTGTAAATAGTTTAGTGTTATTGATTTGTAATGGTTATGAAcgtcataaaatgtttaatctttTAATCTTGTTCTGGTTAGATAAgtgataaactgataaataaccaaatacatatttttttttttttttaaatagcataCAActtgtatgaataaatatttctgCTGTATATTTCATCCTTGTCTAATGTCTAGGTACTTACTTACTTCCTGcagtttcaaaatattgtacgGTTAATATGGTTATTGATACTTACCAACATATAAATAACTACatcgttattaaaattatcatgggtgtatgaatattttagtgttaattaattgttttctttttaaattaaggAATTATATTGCACCTTAACAttctatacataaatacataatatgaatattggaTCAGTGATTTAACGTGCCCGAGAGAATTGATTAATAACAGCCATCCACTCATGGAATTTCTGAtgttgagaatataatataatacgtataactatataattataattatataaaaatgtggtAACGAcacaatattttcttaaacCTTCGACAGGGATTTCTCGAAATTATTAGGATGGAATAAAGAATAAATTGTGTATGCTAGAAAGTTTGcaatgaaatgtatttttaaacgtttatgcTTCTTCGGTCATTGCTTTTTACACGGGGTTCATTGtaaagagtatattataattt
It contains:
- the LOC100164540 gene encoding myogenesis-regulating glycosidase, which produces MRCCTLTREMAKVLAFCVIALTLAPVSLASDNIVLYSEDEKQLQVEYGKRTTLKNLKLSFYEDCIDKDPCVCNPKTTGNADYVRYFSESEKQECKHFEQIGQSMNDVLQFCVEMESSYWFGGAETGLQEWPLNKLNWTDRSYVTKEADHQAIVESYFFNSDGFSIHINDSVALFVDINGPRPGYMCFTAKVIAPYRKVKNVMQFRVCKFSDPRKAHENAIKDFLGSPKSIPDPYVVKHPIWSTWARYKNDVNTSVILNYAQEIVDSGFHRGTFEIDDNWENCYGSAEFNTTRFEDIKGMINKLKSYGFKTSLWTHPFINNECPIHETAKNKGYFVNSTSGRVNSKWWNGNASYIDFTNPEAAAWWSNSLRDLIVKSGIDTFKFDAGEASWSPQLPEFYDEDLTYYPDNIVTAYLKTIKAFGNDIEYRTSRRSQELGCFLRMYDRESRWDFQRGLPSLITSLIQLNMIGYPFVLPDMIGGNGYFDLPPSKEMYIRWMQAAVFMPVVQFSYTPWDFDAQTLEVCRYFMDLRNKYTDTIVDLMKHTVAHGSPVNPPVWWIDPTDSDAHAIDDQFLLGEKILVAPVLVEGATTRNIYLPTGLWRDENHPGNALLSGRTWLINYPANLEVLPWFTRVSSDSEPEPSSSVSHNMSSTSYIVVLCIIAYLFRLHFPIYRS